From Dongia rigui, a single genomic window includes:
- the rpmC gene encoding 50S ribosomal protein L29, producing MKAKDVALKTEDQLKADLVNLKKEAFNLRFQRASGQLENTARVRVVRRDIARIETSLRQKALVKA from the coding sequence ATGAAGGCGAAAGACGTCGCCCTGAAGACCGAGGACCAGCTCAAGGCTGACCTCGTCAACCTGAAGAAAGAGGCCTTCAACCTGCGCTTCCAGCGCGCGTCGGGCCAGCTCGAGAACACCGCGCGCGTGCGCGTTGTTCGTCGTGACATTGCCCGTATCGAAACTTCGCTGCGCCAGAAGGCGCTGGTGAAGGCGTAA
- the rplF gene encoding 50S ribosomal protein L6 — MSRVGKNPVALPQGVSIDLAGGLATVKGKLGTLKLPISSHVEVKVEGDKVWVKPITETKQARMSWGATRANLKNMVEGVSKGFTKNLEINGTGYRAAVQGKNLQLNLGYSHDVSYPIPEGITVKCEKPTSISITGFDKQKVGQVASEIREYRKPEPYKGKGIKYSDETILRKEGKKK, encoded by the coding sequence ATGTCTCGCGTTGGTAAAAATCCCGTCGCCCTGCCGCAAGGTGTCAGCATTGATCTCGCCGGCGGTCTCGCCACGGTGAAGGGCAAGCTCGGCACGCTGAAGCTCCCGATCTCGTCTCATGTCGAGGTCAAGGTGGAAGGTGACAAGGTGTGGGTGAAACCCATCACCGAAACGAAACAGGCTCGCATGAGCTGGGGCGCAACCCGCGCCAATCTCAAGAACATGGTCGAAGGCGTCTCCAAGGGCTTCACCAAGAATCTTGAGATCAACGGCACCGGTTACCGCGCCGCCGTCCAGGGCAAGAACCTGCAGCTGAATCTCGGCTACAGCCACGACGTGAGCTATCCGATCCCGGAAGGCATCACGGTGAAATGCGAAAAGCCGACGTCGATCTCGATCACCGGGTTCGACAAGCAGAAGGTCGGCCAGGTGGCCTCGGAAATCCGTGAATACCGCAAGCCGGAGCCCTACAAGGGCAAGGGCATCAAGTATTCGGACGAGACCATCCTGCGCAAGGAAGGCAAGAAGAAGTAA
- the rplP gene encoding 50S ribosomal protein L16, translating into MLSPKRTKFRKAHKGRVKGVAKGGFSLDFGAYGMKAMEPGRITARQIEAARRAITRHMKRVGKVWIRIFPDVPVSRKPAEVRMGSGKGSPEYWICRVKPGRIMFEIDGVQKSLAEEAFTLASAKLPIKTRLVSRLGEE; encoded by the coding sequence ATGCTTTCTCCAAAGCGAACGAAATTCCGCAAGGCCCACAAGGGCCGTGTTAAGGGCGTGGCAAAGGGCGGCTTCTCGCTCGACTTCGGTGCCTATGGCATGAAGGCGATGGAACCCGGCCGTATCACGGCGCGCCAGATCGAAGCGGCCCGCCGCGCCATCACGCGTCACATGAAGCGTGTCGGCAAGGTGTGGATCCGCATTTTCCCGGACGTGCCGGTCAGCCGCAAGCCGGCCGAAGTGCGCATGGGTTCCGGTAAGGGCAGCCCCGAATACTGGATCTGCCGCGTGAAGCCGGGCCGCATCATGTTCGAAATCGACGGCGTTCAGAAGTCGCTGGCGGAAGAGGCGTTTACGCTGGCCTCCGCCAAGTTGCCGATCAAGACGCGCCTCGTCAGCCGTCTCGGCGAAGAATAA
- the rplE gene encoding 50S ribosomal protein L5: protein MARTRLQDHYDTVVRPALMKEFSYKNAMEVPKIEKIVINMGVGEAAADSKKINVAVEELTAIAGQKPVVTKARKSIAVYKLREGMSIGTKVTLRRQRMYEFLDRLITIALPRVRDFRGVNGKSFDGRGNYALGLKEQLVFPEIDYDKVDAIRGMDIIIVTSAKTDAEAKALLKGFQMPFIN from the coding sequence ATGGCTCGCACCCGTTTGCAAGATCACTACGACACCGTCGTCCGTCCGGCCTTGATGAAGGAGTTCTCCTACAAGAACGCCATGGAAGTGCCGAAGATCGAGAAGATCGTCATCAACATGGGTGTTGGTGAAGCGGCTGCCGACAGCAAGAAGATCAACGTGGCCGTCGAAGAGTTGACCGCCATTGCCGGCCAGAAGCCGGTGGTGACGAAGGCTCGCAAGTCGATCGCCGTCTACAAGCTGCGCGAAGGCATGTCGATCGGTACGAAGGTGACGCTCCGTCGCCAGCGTATGTACGAATTCCTCGATCGCTTGATCACCATCGCGCTGCCGCGCGTCCGCGACTTCCGCGGCGTCAACGGCAAGAGCTTCGATGGTCGTGGCAACTACGCGCTCGGTCTCAAGGAACAGCTGGTGTTCCCGGAAATCGACTACGACAAGGTCGATGCCATCCGCGGCATGGACATCATCATCGTCACAAGCGCCAAGACCGATGCTGAGGCCAAGGCGTTGCTGAAGGGCTTCCAGATGCCCTTCATCAATTAA
- the rplV gene encoding 50S ribosomal protein L22 has protein sequence MSKQKKARALKDTEAKAVASVVQTTPRKLNLVAQMIRGLGAQPALAALTFSKKRAAQDVKKVLQAAIANAENNHSLDVDRLFVAEAYVGNSFRLKRFHARARGRGVKVVKLWSNLTVVVRERAEVAEEAK, from the coding sequence ATGAGCAAACAGAAGAAAGCACGCGCGCTGAAGGATACCGAGGCGAAGGCCGTTGCCTCGGTCGTGCAGACCACGCCGCGCAAGCTTAACCTTGTTGCACAAATGATCCGCGGTCTCGGCGCCCAGCCGGCCCTGGCGGCCCTCACCTTCTCCAAGAAGCGTGCGGCCCAGGACGTCAAGAAGGTGCTGCAGGCGGCGATCGCCAATGCCGAGAACAACCACTCGCTCGACGTCGACCGGCTGTTCGTGGCCGAAGCCTATGTCGGCAATAGCTTCCGTCTGAAGCGTTTCCACGCCCGCGCCCGCGGCCGTGGCGTGAAGGTGGTGAAGCTCTGGAGCAACCTGACCGTGGTCGTGCGTGAGCGCGCCGAAGTCGCCGAGGAGGCAAAGTAA
- the rpsH gene encoding 30S ribosomal protein S8 — protein MAMNDPLGDLLTRIRNGQKARMSAVTSPASRLRANVLDVLKREGYIRNYSVDGTKPGGEITVELKYHEGQPVIQEIARVSTPGRRVYSRISDLPRYYNGLGISILSTPRGVLSDSEARTQNVGGEVLCRVF, from the coding sequence ATGGCAATGAACGATCCCTTGGGAGATCTCCTGACGCGCATCCGCAACGGCCAGAAGGCCCGGATGTCCGCAGTGACCAGCCCCGCTTCGCGTCTTCGGGCCAACGTGCTCGATGTGCTCAAGCGCGAAGGCTATATCCGCAACTACAGCGTCGACGGCACGAAGCCTGGCGGCGAGATCACGGTCGAGCTCAAGTATCACGAGGGTCAACCCGTGATTCAGGAGATCGCCCGCGTGTCGACCCCGGGTCGCCGGGTCTACTCGCGCATCTCGGATCTGCCGCGCTACTATAATGGCCTCGGCATCTCCATCCTTTCGACGCCCCGTGGCGTTCTCTCGGACAGCGAAGCGCGTACCCAAAACGTGGGTGGCGAAGTGCTGTGCCGGGTGTTCTAA
- the rplO gene encoding 50S ribosomal protein L15, translating into MKLHQLSDNPGARKKRIRVGRGIGSTKGKTAGVGGKGQHGRSGVAINGFEGGQMPLYRRLPKRGFNNIFRLDFSEVNLGALQDAIESKRLDASKPINGKALKAAGLIGRVRDGVRLLGKGELKAKINITVVGATKSAIAAVEKAGGKVTVKAPKKPKAEEAQA; encoded by the coding sequence ATGAAGCTTCATCAGCTTTCCGATAACCCGGGTGCGCGCAAGAAGCGCATCCGCGTCGGCCGCGGTATCGGTTCGACCAAGGGCAAGACCGCCGGCGTCGGTGGTAAGGGCCAGCATGGTCGTTCCGGCGTCGCCATCAACGGCTTCGAAGGCGGCCAGATGCCGCTCTATCGTCGCCTGCCGAAGCGCGGCTTCAACAACATCTTCCGTCTCGATTTCTCGGAAGTGAATCTTGGTGCGCTCCAGGACGCGATCGAATCGAAGCGTCTCGACGCCTCGAAGCCGATCAACGGCAAGGCCCTGAAGGCCGCCGGCCTCATCGGCCGCGTCCGTGACGGCGTCCGCCTGCTCGGCAAGGGCGAACTGAAGGCCAAGATCAACATCACGGTCGTCGGTGCCACCAAATCGGCGATCGCCGCGGTCGAGAAGGCCGGCGGCAAGGTGACCGTCAAGGCGCCGAAGAAGCCAAAGGCCGAAGAAGCCCAGGCCTAA
- a CDS encoding 50S ribosomal protein L23: protein MVTPKVKLSEAAMLEIIRRPHVTEKSTMGSEHNQVTFKVPLDASKPEIKAAVEGVFKVKVDAVNTIRVEGKSKLWRGRAGKRPDFKKAIVTLAEGHKIDVTTGI from the coding sequence ATGGTTACGCCCAAGGTGAAGCTCTCTGAAGCAGCGATGCTGGAGATCATCCGTCGCCCCCATGTGACCGAAAAGTCGACCATGGGGTCGGAGCACAACCAAGTCACCTTCAAGGTGCCGCTCGATGCCAGCAAGCCGGAAATCAAGGCTGCGGTCGAGGGCGTGTTCAAGGTGAAAGTGGACGCCGTCAACACCATCCGTGTCGAAGGCAAGTCCAAGCTGTGGCGCGGCCGTGCCGGCAAGCGCCCGGATTTCAAGAAAGCGATCGTGACCCTCGCCGAGGGCCACAAGATCGACGTGACGACGGGGATCTAA
- the rplD gene encoding 50S ribosomal protein L4, with protein sequence MKLKVIDINNKPQGEIELDDTTFNDIFGRPVRKDILARVVNWQLAKRRSGNHKTKEIGDVSGTTKKPYAQKGTGRARQGSLRSPQFRGGATIFGPVVRSHAHDLPKKVRALGLKTALSAKAKEGKLIVLDSVGADAKTKDVVEKFNALGWKSVLLIEGPAVTEGFARAARNIPHVDVLPQQGANVYDILRRDTLVLTKDAVQHLVERLK encoded by the coding sequence ATGAAGCTCAAGGTCATCGACATCAATAACAAGCCGCAGGGCGAGATCGAGTTGGACGACACCACGTTCAACGACATCTTCGGCCGTCCGGTTCGCAAGGACATCCTGGCCCGTGTGGTCAACTGGCAGCTGGCCAAGCGCCGCTCCGGTAACCACAAGACCAAGGAAATCGGCGACGTTTCCGGCACCACCAAGAAGCCGTATGCCCAGAAGGGCACCGGCCGCGCCCGCCAGGGTTCGCTGCGCTCGCCGCAGTTCCGTGGCGGTGCGACCATTTTCGGCCCCGTCGTGCGCAGCCATGCCCACGATCTGCCGAAGAAGGTTCGCGCCCTCGGCCTGAAGACGGCTCTCTCAGCCAAGGCCAAGGAAGGCAAGCTGATCGTCCTCGACAGCGTCGGCGCCGACGCCAAGACCAAGGACGTGGTCGAGAAGTTCAACGCGCTCGGCTGGAAGTCGGTTCTTCTCATCGAAGGCCCGGCGGTCACCGAGGGTTTTGCCCGCGCCGCCCGCAACATCCCGCATGTCGACGTGCTGCCGCAGCAGGGCGCCAATGTGTATGACATCCTGCGCCGCGACACCTTGGTTCTCACCAAGGACGCTGTGCAACATCTGGTGGAGCGCCTGAAATGA
- the rplB gene encoding 50S ribosomal protein L2 has translation MALKTFKPTSAGRRQLVLVDRKELHKGEPVKALTEGLKKSGGRNNYGRITAFRTGGGHKRRYRIVDFKRNKFDVAATVERLEYDPNRTAFIALIKYQDGELAYILAPQRLKAGDQVVSGERVDVKPGNAMPLRSIPVGTIIHNVELKPGKGGQMARSAGTFLQLVGRDQGNALLRMPSGEVRMVKSECMATIGAVSNPDQQNTSIGKAGRARHLGYRPTTRGIVMNPVDHPHGGRTNGGRAWVTPWGKPTKGKKTRHNKKTDGQILRRRHAAKK, from the coding sequence ATGGCCTTGAAGACATTCAAGCCGACCTCCGCCGGTCGCCGCCAGCTGGTGCTGGTCGACCGTAAGGAGCTCCATAAGGGTGAGCCGGTTAAGGCTCTCACCGAGGGTCTCAAGAAGTCGGGTGGTCGCAACAACTATGGCCGTATCACGGCCTTCCGTACGGGCGGCGGTCACAAGCGCCGTTACCGTATCGTCGACTTCAAGCGCAACAAGTTCGACGTCGCTGCGACGGTCGAGCGTTTGGAATACGATCCGAACCGCACGGCGTTCATCGCCCTCATCAAGTATCAGGACGGCGAACTGGCCTACATCCTGGCGCCGCAGCGCTTGAAGGCCGGCGACCAGGTCGTCTCCGGCGAGCGCGTCGACGTGAAGCCCGGCAATGCGATGCCGCTGCGGTCGATCCCGGTCGGCACCATCATCCACAATGTCGAGCTGAAGCCCGGCAAGGGTGGCCAGATGGCCCGTTCCGCCGGCACCTTCCTGCAGCTGGTTGGCCGCGACCAGGGCAATGCGCTGCTGCGCATGCCCTCGGGCGAAGTCCGCATGGTGAAGTCGGAGTGCATGGCGACCATCGGTGCGGTCTCCAACCCGGATCAGCAGAACACCTCGATCGGCAAGGCCGGTCGCGCCCGTCATCTCGGCTACCGCCCGACCACGCGCGGTATCGTGATGAACCCGGTCGATCACCCGCACGGTGGTCGTACCAACGGTGGTCGCGCCTGGGTCACCCCCTGGGGCAAGCCGACCAAGGGCAAGAAGACCCGTCATAACAAGAAGACGGATGGCCAGATCCTGCGCCGCCGTCACGCAGCTAAGAAGTAA
- a CDS encoding EF-Tu C-terminal domain-related protein produces the protein EGLRFAIREGGRTVGAGVVAKIVE, from the coding sequence TGAAGGCCTGCGCTTCGCGATCCGCGAAGGCGGCCGCACCGTCGGCGCCGGCGTCGTCGCCAAGATCGTCGAGTAA
- the rpsJ gene encoding 30S ribosomal protein S10, with product MESQNIRIRLKAFDHRVLDQSTNEIVSTAKRTGAQVRGPIPLPTRIERFTVNRSPHVDKKSREQFEIRTHKRLLDIVDPTPQTVDALMKLDLAAGVDVEIKLKN from the coding sequence ATGGAAAGCCAAAATATCCGCATCCGCCTCAAGGCGTTCGATCATCGTGTGCTCGACCAGTCGACCAACGAGATCGTCTCCACGGCGAAGCGTACCGGTGCTCAGGTTCGCGGCCCGATTCCGCTGCCGACCCGCATCGAGCGTTTCACCGTCAACCGTTCGCCGCACGTCGACAAGAAGAGCCGCGAACAGTTCGAGATCCGCACCCATAAGCGGCTGCTCGATATCGTCGATCCGACCCCGCAGACGGTGGACGCGCTGATGAAGCTCGACCTCGCCGCCGGCGTGGACGTCGAGATCAAGTTGAAGAATTAA
- the rpsQ gene encoding 30S ribosomal protein S17 gives MPKRVLQGTVVSDKTDKTVTVLVERRVMHPVYKKFIRRSKRYAAHDADNKCKVGDVVFIQECRPLSKTKHWEVVDAATAQA, from the coding sequence ATGCCCAAGCGCGTTCTGCAAGGCACCGTGGTCAGCGACAAGACCGACAAGACCGTCACCGTTCTGGTCGAGCGTCGCGTCATGCACCCGGTCTATAAGAAGTTCATCCGCCGTTCGAAGCGTTACGCTGCGCACGATGCGGACAACAAATGCAAGGTCGGCGACGTGGTGTTTATCCAGGAATGCCGTCCCTTGTCGAAGACCAAGCATTGGGAAGTGGTCGATGCTGCCACTGCCCAGGCTTAA
- the rplC gene encoding 50S ribosomal protein L3, whose amino-acid sequence MRTGLIAQKLGMTRVFAEDGAHVPVTLLKVAGCQVIAVRTEESNGYNAVQLGLDKAKVKNVSKAQRGHFAKAKVEPTKKIAEFRVDKDALLEVGAELSADHFVTGQFVDVTGTTIGKGFAGGMKRWNFGGLRATHGVSVSHRSLGSTGQRQDPGRTFKGKKMAGHMGDERVTTQNLKVVGTDPALGIVMVKGNVPGHEGSYVLIKDAVKRPLPKDAPFPAALKGKAEAAE is encoded by the coding sequence ATGCGAACCGGCCTCATTGCCCAGAAGCTGGGCATGACCCGCGTCTTCGCCGAAGATGGCGCGCACGTGCCCGTGACCTTGTTGAAGGTCGCTGGTTGTCAAGTCATCGCGGTCCGGACCGAAGAATCGAACGGCTACAACGCCGTTCAGCTCGGTCTCGACAAGGCGAAGGTTAAGAACGTCTCGAAGGCCCAGCGGGGCCATTTCGCCAAGGCGAAGGTCGAGCCGACCAAGAAGATCGCGGAATTCCGCGTCGACAAGGATGCGCTCCTCGAAGTGGGCGCCGAACTGTCGGCTGATCATTTCGTCACCGGCCAGTTCGTCGATGTGACCGGCACCACCATCGGCAAGGGTTTTGCCGGCGGTATGAAGCGCTGGAACTTCGGCGGTCTGCGCGCGACCCACGGCGTCTCGGTCTCGCACCGCAGCCTTGGTTCGACCGGTCAGCGTCAGGATCCGGGCCGTACCTTCAAAGGCAAGAAGATGGCCGGCCACATGGGCGACGAGCGTGTCACCACGCAGAACCTCAAGGTCGTCGGCACCGATCCCGCGCTCGGCATCGTCATGGTGAAGGGCAACGTTCCGGGCCACGAGGGCTCCTACGTCCTCATTAAAGACGCCGTGAAGCGTCCTTTGCCGAAGGACGCGCCGTTCCCGGCCGCCCTTAAGGGCAAGGCCGAAGCGGCGGAGTGA
- the rplN gene encoding 50S ribosomal protein L14 has protein sequence MIQMQTNLDVADNSGARRVQCIKVLGGSHRRTAEVGDVIVVSIKEAIPRGKVKKGDVHRAVIVRTAKEIRRADGSAIRFDRNAAVLINKQGEPIGTRIFGPVTRELRGKKFMKIISLAPEVL, from the coding sequence ATGATCCAGATGCAAACGAACCTGGATGTTGCCGATAATTCCGGCGCGCGCAGGGTGCAGTGCATCAAAGTGCTGGGTGGCTCACATCGCCGCACAGCCGAGGTCGGCGACGTCATCGTCGTGTCGATCAAAGAAGCCATTCCGCGCGGCAAGGTGAAGAAGGGCGATGTCCATCGCGCCGTCATCGTGCGCACCGCCAAGGAAATCCGCCGCGCCGATGGCAGCGCCATTCGTTTCGACCGCAACGCCGCGGTCCTCATCAACAAGCAGGGTGAGCCCATCGGCACCCGCATCTTCGGCCCGGTGACTCGCGAGCTCCGCGGCAAGAAGTTCATGAAGATCATCTCGCTCGCTCCCGAAGTGTTGTGA
- the rpsC gene encoding 30S ribosomal protein S3, translating into MGQKVNPIGLRVGINRTWDSRWFADKDYAQLLHEDLRLKKYLTDRLNQAGVARVVIERPAKKARVTIHTARPGVVIGKKGADIEKLRGDLSKMTGSEVSLNIVEIRKPEIDAKLIADNIAQQLERRVAFRRAMKRAVQSAMRLGALGIRINCSGRLGGAEIARLEWYREGRVPLHTLRAEIDFGEGTAKTTYGTCGVKVWVFKGEIMAHDPMAMDKRVLEQQAAGGSGHQGGGSDRRSERA; encoded by the coding sequence ATGGGTCAGAAAGTCAATCCGATCGGGCTGCGCGTCGGTATCAACCGCACCTGGGACTCGCGCTGGTTCGCCGATAAGGACTATGCCCAGCTCCTTCATGAGGATCTGCGCCTCAAGAAGTACCTGACCGACCGCCTGAACCAGGCCGGCGTCGCCCGCGTCGTCATCGAGCGTCCGGCCAAGAAGGCCCGCGTCACGATCCACACGGCGCGTCCGGGTGTCGTGATCGGCAAGAAGGGCGCCGACATCGAGAAGCTGCGCGGCGACCTCTCGAAGATGACCGGTTCGGAAGTCAGCCTCAACATCGTCGAAATCCGCAAGCCGGAAATCGATGCCAAGCTGATCGCCGACAACATCGCCCAGCAGCTGGAGCGCCGCGTTGCGTTCCGCCGCGCCATGAAGCGCGCCGTTCAGTCGGCGATGCGCCTTGGCGCCCTCGGCATCCGTATCAACTGCTCGGGTCGTTTGGGCGGCGCTGAAATCGCCCGTCTCGAATGGTACCGCGAAGGCCGTGTGCCGCTGCACACCCTGCGCGCCGAGATCGATTTCGGTGAGGGTACGGCAAAGACGACCTACGGCACCTGCGGCGTCAAAGTCTGGGTGTTCAAGGGTGAGATCATGGCCCACGACCCGATGGCCATGGACAAGCGCGTTCTGGAGCAGCAGGCAGCCGGTGGCTCAGGCCATCAGGGCGGCGGATCCGATCGCCGGTCCGAGCGAGCGTAA
- the rpsN gene encoding 30S ribosomal protein S14 → MAKTSSVQKNKKREKMAKQYAARRARLKAVADNEDLPMEERFAARLKLAELPRNSSKVRIRNRCELTGRPRATYRKFKLSRIALRELASTGQIPGMVKSSW, encoded by the coding sequence ATGGCTAAGACTAGCTCTGTTCAGAAGAACAAGAAGCGCGAGAAGATGGCGAAGCAGTACGCTGCCCGCCGCGCGCGCCTCAAAGCCGTGGCTGACAACGAGGACCTGCCGATGGAAGAGCGCTTTGCGGCGCGCCTGAAGCTGGCCGAACTGCCGCGCAATTCATCCAAGGTCCGCATCCGCAATCGCTGCGAGCTGACCGGTCGTCCGCGGGCGACCTATCGCAAATTCAAGCTTTCGCGCATTGCGTTGCGCGAGCTCGCTTCGACCGGCCAGATTCCTGGCATGGTCAAGTCGAGCTGGTAA
- the rpmD gene encoding 50S ribosomal protein L30 — protein sequence MADKVKITQVASRIGRKFDQRDTLKALGLDKMNRSRVVEDTPSIRGMIRKVQHLLLIEPVK from the coding sequence ATGGCTGACAAAGTCAAGATCACCCAGGTCGCCAGCCGCATCGGTCGCAAGTTCGACCAGCGCGACACGCTGAAGGCCCTCGGCCTCGACAAGATGAACCGTTCGCGCGTGGTTGAAGACACGCCGTCGATCCGCGGCATGATCCGCAAGGTCCAGCACCTGCTGCTGATCGAACCGGTGAAGTAA
- the rplR gene encoding 50S ribosomal protein L18, whose amino-acid sequence MSKTKELFERRKARVRTSLRKNAIGRPRLSVFRSGMHIYVQIIDDVNGSTLAAASTVDKELKGKLKTGANIDAAKAVGKLIAERAATKGIKEVVFDRGGYIYHGRVKALADAAREGGLAF is encoded by the coding sequence ATGTCGAAAACGAAAGAACTTTTCGAGCGCCGCAAGGCGCGCGTCCGGACCTCGCTCCGGAAGAATGCGATCGGCCGCCCGCGTTTGTCGGTGTTCCGTTCGGGCATGCATATCTACGTTCAGATCATCGACGACGTGAACGGCAGCACGCTTGCCGCCGCCTCGACGGTGGACAAGGAACTGAAGGGCAAGCTCAAGACCGGCGCCAACATCGACGCTGCCAAGGCTGTCGGCAAGCTCATCGCCGAGCGCGCTGCCACCAAGGGCATCAAGGAAGTCGTGTTTGATCGCGGCGGTTACATCTATCACGGTCGGGTCAAGGCCCTGGCCGACGCTGCCCGCGAAGGCGGGCTGGCGTTCTAA
- the rpsS gene encoding 30S ribosomal protein S19, protein MTRSVWKGPFIDGYLLKKAETSRASGRNEVIKTWSRRSTILPQFVGLTFGVYNGQKFLPVLVNENMIGHKLGEFSPTRTFHGHAADKKAKRA, encoded by the coding sequence ATGACTCGCTCCGTTTGGAAAGGCCCGTTCATCGACGGCTATCTGCTGAAGAAGGCAGAGACCAGCCGCGCCTCGGGCCGCAACGAGGTGATCAAGACCTGGTCGCGCCGTTCGACCATCTTGCCGCAATTCGTCGGCCTCACCTTTGGCGTCTACAATGGCCAGAAGTTCCTGCCGGTCCTCGTCAACGAGAACATGATCGGCCACAAGCTCGGTGAGTTCTCGCCGACCCGGACCTTCCACGGCCATGCCGCCGACAAGAAGGCTAAGAGGGCCTAA
- the rpsE gene encoding 30S ribosomal protein S5 — protein MAKPAKSERRDRERRDREAEPELIEKLVGINRVAKVVKGGKRFGFAAIVVVGDGKGRVGHGSGKAREVPEAIRKATEHAKRGMIRVALREGRTLHHDVTGHFGAGRVVLRAADAGTGIIAGGPVRAIFEALGVNDVVAKSVGTSNPHNMIRAAFDALNHCSSPRSVAARRGKKVSDVIGRKDAAAEARE, from the coding sequence ATGGCCAAACCAGCAAAGAGCGAGCGTCGCGACCGCGAGCGTCGTGACCGCGAGGCAGAGCCCGAGCTCATTGAAAAGCTTGTCGGCATCAACCGCGTTGCAAAGGTGGTGAAGGGCGGCAAGCGCTTCGGCTTTGCCGCGATCGTCGTCGTCGGCGACGGCAAGGGCCGCGTCGGCCACGGGTCGGGCAAGGCGCGCGAAGTGCCGGAAGCCATCCGCAAGGCGACCGAACATGCCAAGCGCGGCATGATCCGCGTCGCCCTGCGCGAAGGCCGCACCCTGCATCATGACGTGACGGGCCATTTCGGCGCCGGCCGCGTCGTGCTGCGCGCTGCCGATGCCGGTACCGGCATCATCGCCGGCGGTCCGGTCCGCGCGATCTTCGAAGCGCTCGGCGTCAATGACGTCGTCGCCAAGTCGGTCGGCACCTCGAACCCGCACAACATGATCCGCGCCGCGTTCGACGCGCTCAATCATTGCTCCTCGCCCCGCTCCGTGGCTGCCCGCCGCGGCAAGAAGGTGAGCGACGTGATTGGCCGCAAGGACGCCGCCGCCGAAGCCCGCGAATAA
- the rplX gene encoding 50S ribosomal protein L24, whose protein sequence is MATKLKVKKGDKVVVITGRDKGKTGEIIEVNPAENRVKVRGVNLVKRHQKQSMQTPGGIIEKEATIHVSNISHVDPKTQKPTRVGYRTEGEEKVLFARGSGEKIR, encoded by the coding sequence ATGGCAACGAAGCTTAAAGTCAAGAAGGGCGACAAGGTGGTTGTGATCACCGGTCGCGACAAGGGCAAGACCGGCGAGATCATCGAGGTCAACCCCGCTGAAAACCGCGTCAAGGTGCGTGGCGTCAACCTGGTGAAGCGTCACCAGAAGCAGTCCATGCAGACCCCGGGCGGCATCATCGAGAAGGAGGCGACCATCCACGTCTCCAACATCTCGCATGTTGACCCCAAGACGCAGAAGCCGACCCGTGTCGGCTACCGGACCGAAGGCGAGGAGAAAGTCCTCTTCGCGCGCGGTTCGGGCGAAAAGATCCGTTAA